The proteins below come from a single Sorghum bicolor cultivar BTx623 chromosome 4, Sorghum_bicolor_NCBIv3, whole genome shotgun sequence genomic window:
- the LOC8073208 gene encoding heavy metal-associated isoprenylated plant protein 45 isoform X1, which translates to MLRFWRTQRSTTSSNALSVSEPIPDRTSMRKTTVVEMNVHMDCDGCEKRVRKAMSRLQGVSSVEIDMDRQKVTVTGYVDRREVLRAARRTGRAAEFWPWPYDGEYYPFAIQYLEDNTYMATDRYYRHGYNDPMIGSYPCHAFTHVIDDDALAVFHVDNVHACAVM; encoded by the exons ATGCTGCGCTTTTGGAGGACGCAGAGGAGCACCACCTCGTCGAACGCGTTATCCGTGAGTGAACCGATTCCTGATCGTACGTCAATGAGAAAGACGACG GTCGTGGAGATGAACGTGCACATGGACTGCGACGGCTGCGAGAAGCGAGTCAGGAAGGCCATGTCCCGGCTCCAAG GAGTGAGCTCGGTGGAGATCGACATGGACCGGCAGAAGGTGACGGTGACGGGGTACGTGGACCGGCGGGAGGTGCTGCGCGCGGCGCGGCGGACCGGCAGGGCGGCGGAGTTCTGGCCGTGGCCGTACGACGGCGAGTACTACCCGTTCGCGATCCAGTACCTGGAGGACAACACGTACATGGCCACCGACAGGTACTACCGCCACGGCTACAACGACCCCATGATCGGGTCCTACCCGTGCCACGCCTTCACGCATGTCATCGACGACGACGCGCTCGCCGTCTTCCACGTCGACAACGTCCACGCCTGCGCCGTAATGTGA
- the LOC8073207 gene encoding tobamovirus multiplication protein 3 produces the protein MAAAPAPLPAAVADWWERVNGSPAWQDGIFCALAVLYGVIAAASFIQVARIQRRVPEYGWTTQKVFQFLNFVVNGARCSIFAFRRQVQQVNPPIFQHVILDLPGLAFFTTYALLALFWAEILYQARGLMTDRLRSGFYIINCVVYALQGFLWLCLWWNPNHSVLVISKLFIAGLSFFTALGFLLYGGRLFIMLKYFPIESKGKQQKLREVGRVASICFCCFLARCIMMCFNAFNEEADLDVLDHPILNFFYYLLVEIIPSSLVLYILRRIPAKLRLSQYHPLSSS, from the exons atggcggcggcgccggcgcccctGCCGGCGGCCGTCGCAGATTGGTGGGAGCGCGTGAACGGCTCGCCGGCGTGGCAGGACGGGATCTTCTGCGCCCTCGCCGTGCTCTACGGCGTCATCGCCGCCGCCTCATTC ATCCAAGTTGCCAGGATACAGCGCAGAGTTCCTGAATATGGATGGACAACCCAAAAGGTCTTCCAGTTCCTGAATTTCGTGGTCAATGGGG CCAGGTGCTCTATCTTTGCTTTCCGTCGCCAAGTGCAACAAGTGAACCCTCCG ATCTTTCAGCATGTTATTCTTGACCTTCCTGGGCTTGCATTCTTCACTACCTATGCGCTGTTAGCACTTTTCTGGGCTGAGATACTTTACCAAGCACGTGGACTAATGACTGATCGACTTCGATCAGGTTTCTACATCATTAATTGTGTTGTTTATGCATTGCAG ggTTTTCTATGGCTGTGTCTCTGGTGGAATCCAAATCATTCTGTGCTAGTCATTTCTAAGTTATTCATTGCAGGTCTTTCCTTTTTCACTGCCTTGGGTTTTCTGCTGTATGGAGGAAG GCTCTTCATCATGCTGAAATATTTTCCTATTGAGTCAAAAGGGAAGCAACAAAAGCTGAGAGAGGTCGGCAGAGTTGCCAGCATATGTTTCTGCTGTTTCTTGGCACGATGCATAATG ATGTGCTTCAATGCATTTAACGAAGAAGCTGACCTCGATGTTCTTGACCATCCAATTCTAAATTTCTTCTATTACCTG CTTGTCGAAATTATCCCTTCATCTCTTGTCCTGTACATTCTGAGGAGGATTCCTGCAAAACTTCGGCTATCTCAGTATCACCCCCTCAGCAGCAGCTAG
- the LOC8073208 gene encoding heavy metal-associated isoprenylated plant protein 45 isoform X2 has protein sequence MLRFWRTQRSTTSSNALSVVEMNVHMDCDGCEKRVRKAMSRLQGVSSVEIDMDRQKVTVTGYVDRREVLRAARRTGRAAEFWPWPYDGEYYPFAIQYLEDNTYMATDRYYRHGYNDPMIGSYPCHAFTHVIDDDALAVFHVDNVHACAVM, from the exons ATGCTGCGCTTTTGGAGGACGCAGAGGAGCACCACCTCGTCGAACGCGTTATCC GTCGTGGAGATGAACGTGCACATGGACTGCGACGGCTGCGAGAAGCGAGTCAGGAAGGCCATGTCCCGGCTCCAAG GAGTGAGCTCGGTGGAGATCGACATGGACCGGCAGAAGGTGACGGTGACGGGGTACGTGGACCGGCGGGAGGTGCTGCGCGCGGCGCGGCGGACCGGCAGGGCGGCGGAGTTCTGGCCGTGGCCGTACGACGGCGAGTACTACCCGTTCGCGATCCAGTACCTGGAGGACAACACGTACATGGCCACCGACAGGTACTACCGCCACGGCTACAACGACCCCATGATCGGGTCCTACCCGTGCCACGCCTTCACGCATGTCATCGACGACGACGCGCTCGCCGTCTTCCACGTCGACAACGTCCACGCCTGCGCCGTAATGTGA